The following proteins are encoded in a genomic region of Chloroflexota bacterium:
- a CDS encoding DinB family protein — protein MENTRVICRGLLDQFDRSLGMLREVIGNIPPEKWLTGFSETFVPAVIAYHTLESLDFYFSGKTDEEFEWGHRFRGPWWETGPEDWPTKEECAAYLEEVAGKVSAFFESATDDDLVKGFDLYEWSGGTVLSHLIYALRHTMHHQGQLVALQSHFGIRKETWR, from the coding sequence ATGGAAAATACCCGGGTCATCTGTCGTGGACTCCTCGATCAATTTGACCGGTCACTCGGTATGCTCCGGGAAGTGATCGGAAATATTCCTCCGGAGAAATGGTTAACAGGCTTCTCGGAAACGTTCGTGCCGGCTGTGATTGCATACCACACCCTGGAGTCGTTAGACTTCTATTTCAGCGGCAAGACCGACGAGGAGTTTGAGTGGGGCCATCGATTCCGAGGCCCCTGGTGGGAGACGGGGCCTGAAGATTGGCCAACGAAAGAGGAATGTGCTGCCTATTTGGAGGAAGTGGCGGGGAAGGTGAGCGCATTCTTTGAGAGCGCAACCGATGACGATCTGGTGAAAGGATTTGACTTGTATGAGTGGTCGGGCGGGACGGTTCTCTCCCATCTCATCTACGCTCTCAGGCATACGATGCATCACCAGGGGCAATTGGTGGCTTTGCAGTCTCATTTCGGGATAAGGAAGGAGACCTGGCGTTGA
- a CDS encoding uracil-DNA glycosylase — protein MRSSRDGAWDRLTEEVITCRACPRLVAWREEVARTKRRAYQGWEYWGRPVPGFGDREARLLIVGLAPGAHGANRTGRMFTGDDSGAWLMRALHRFGFANQPTTEHRDDGLRLHDAYITAVVRCVPPKNRPTAQEIANCRPFLQREIELLTRVRVTVALGRIAFDGYLAALRGMGHDLPRYRFGHGALYHLPGGLPCLLASYHPSRQNTQTGRLTEAMLDAIFERARALVEGDSR, from the coding sequence ATGCGTTCGTCTCGGGATGGTGCTTGGGATCGGCTGACGGAGGAGGTGATCACCTGCCGGGCGTGTCCCCGATTGGTGGCATGGCGGGAGGAGGTCGCCCGGACGAAGCGACGCGCCTACCAGGGTTGGGAGTATTGGGGGCGTCCGGTGCCGGGATTCGGCGACCGGGAGGCCCGTTTGCTGATCGTGGGGCTGGCCCCGGGCGCCCACGGCGCCAACCGGACCGGGCGCATGTTCACCGGCGATGATTCGGGCGCCTGGCTCATGCGGGCGTTGCATCGGTTCGGGTTCGCGAATCAGCCGACCACGGAGCATCGCGACGACGGCCTGCGCCTGCATGACGCGTACATCACGGCAGTGGTGCGATGCGTGCCGCCGAAGAATCGGCCCACCGCCCAGGAGATCGCCAACTGCCGTCCGTTCCTGCAGCGGGAGATTGAGCTTCTGACGCGGGTGCGGGTGACAGTGGCTTTGGGGCGCATCGCCTTCGACGGCTATCTGGCCGCGTTGCGTGGCATGGGGCATGATCTCCCGCGGTATCGCTTTGGCCATGGGGCGCTTTATCATCTGCCCGGCGGCCTGCCGTGTCTTCTCGCCTCGTATCACCCCAGCCGCCAGAACACCCAGACCGGGCGCCTGACCGAGGCCATGTTGGATGCGATCTTCGAGCGGGCGCGTGCGCTGGTGGAGGGGGACTCCCGGTGA
- a CDS encoding metallophosphoesterase: MASSSHKRVAWLTDIHLEFLEAGMAAFLDRLAASEPDIVLIGGDTGTARDVIPFLYMLEKSLRRPIYFVLGNHDFYRGSIRQVRAAVQELSQASRWLRWLPAQGVVRISDTTGLLGHGSWADGRLGNGRRSLVELNDYYYIQELMGLSREERFERLATLGDEAAAHFRRWLPEACSRFRDILLLTHVPPFREASRHKGQISDDESLPHFSCQAVGDVLLDVMTRHPENRLTVLCGHTHSPGEVSILPNLHVKTGGAEYGRPDLQEILLID, translated from the coding sequence ATGGCCTCCAGCTCTCACAAGCGTGTCGCCTGGCTGACTGATATCCATCTGGAATTCCTCGAGGCGGGTATGGCCGCCTTTCTCGATCGCCTGGCCGCCTCCGAGCCGGATATCGTCCTCATCGGCGGCGACACGGGCACCGCCCGCGATGTGATCCCGTTCCTGTACATGCTGGAGAAGAGCCTGCGACGTCCTATCTACTTCGTCCTCGGCAACCACGACTTCTACAGAGGCTCGATCCGTCAGGTCCGAGCGGCCGTACAGGAACTCTCCCAAGCCTCACGATGGCTGCGATGGCTCCCCGCACAGGGGGTTGTACGGATCTCCGACACAACCGGCCTGTTGGGGCACGGTTCGTGGGCAGACGGACGCCTCGGAAACGGGCGGCGCTCGCTGGTCGAGCTGAACGACTACTACTATATCCAGGAGCTGATGGGACTCTCCCGGGAGGAACGCTTCGAACGGCTCGCCACCCTGGGCGATGAGGCGGCGGCGCACTTTCGCCGCTGGCTGCCCGAAGCCTGCAGCCGATTCCGGGATATCTTGCTGCTGACCCACGTGCCGCCGTTCCGAGAGGCCAGCCGGCACAAAGGACAGATCTCCGATGACGAGTCGCTCCCGCATTTCTCCTGCCAGGCAGTCGGCGACGTCCTGCTGGACGTCATGACGCGACACCCAGAGAATCGCCTGACCGTGTTGTGCGGGCATACGCACAGCCCGGGGGAGGTCTCGATCCTGCCCAACCTCCACGTCAAGACGGGAGGTGCCGAATACGGCCGGCCGGACCTGCAAGAGATCCTCCTCATCGATTAA
- a CDS encoding type II toxin-antitoxin system VapC family toxin: MILYLDASALVKRYVAEPGSPEVSEVISTIAVAGTALITRAEGGAALAKGVRLGALSREEAMAALHTFWGEWSDLVRIQITEAVAARAEMLAWEHSLRGYNAIHLAAASGRMR; encoded by the coding sequence ATGATTCTCTATCTCGATGCCAGCGCTCTGGTGAAGCGCTATGTGGCTGAGCCGGGTTCGCCGGAGGTAAGCGAGGTTATATCCACAATTGCAGTGGCGGGGACTGCTCTCATCACCCGGGCCGAGGGCGGGGCCGCCCTGGCCAAAGGTGTGCGCCTCGGGGCGTTGAGCCGAGAAGAGGCAATGGCCGCATTGCATACCTTTTGGGGCGAGTGGTCGGACCTCGTGCGCATTCAGATCACGGAGGCGGTGGCCGCCCGTGCGGAGATGCTGGCCTGGGAACACTCGCTGCGGGGATATAATGCTATCCATCTGGCAGCGGCGTCGGGCAGGATGCGATGA
- a CDS encoding cobalamin B12-binding domain-containing protein, giving the protein MVAVPGVMIGGALGECVHVAGIAHVLHLAEELGWRTVFLGPAVSIEDFLAAIREHDPELVAVSYRLMPETAEPLLRQFQAAVIEAGLADRRFAFGGTPPVVELARKLALFEICFSGEEPIEEVIAYLKGERVAQEGEEAYPQTLVERIRWKAPYPIIRHHFGLPTVEDTVAGIEKIAESRVLDVISLGTDQDAQENFFHPERQDPRRKGAGGVPVRSAEDFRRLYAASRRGNYPLMRTYTGTDDFIRLAEMYVETIHIAWAAIPLFWFNQLDGRGPWDLEGSLREHQKLMCWYAQRDIPVEVNEPHHWGMREAPDVIYVVASYLSAYNARAMGVRDYIAQYMFNSPAGVSDRMDLAKILACIEMSESLAGPEFRVYRQTRTGLLSYPVEPAAARGHLAASVYLQMAVHPHIVHVVGATEADHATTAEELIESVRIARRAIENALRGAPDMTADPAVQDRKDHLISEAWVTLDAIRSLAGPGVSDPLADPGTLARAITTGILDAPHLRNSPIARGQIVTRIINGCCEAIDPETRRPLSEAERITRLELGDV; this is encoded by the coding sequence ATGGTGGCTGTTCCTGGTGTGATGATAGGCGGTGCATTGGGGGAGTGCGTACATGTAGCTGGGATCGCTCATGTGCTTCATCTGGCGGAGGAGCTGGGATGGCGCACGGTCTTCCTGGGGCCGGCCGTCTCCATTGAGGATTTCCTGGCGGCCATCCGGGAACACGATCCCGAGTTGGTGGCTGTGAGCTATCGGCTCATGCCGGAGACCGCCGAGCCGCTGCTGCGCCAGTTCCAGGCGGCTGTGATCGAGGCTGGGCTGGCGGATCGCCGCTTCGCCTTCGGGGGGACGCCCCCTGTGGTGGAGTTGGCCCGCAAACTGGCGTTGTTCGAGATCTGCTTCAGTGGGGAGGAGCCCATTGAGGAGGTCATCGCGTACCTGAAGGGGGAGCGGGTGGCCCAGGAGGGCGAGGAGGCCTATCCGCAGACGCTGGTGGAGCGCATTCGATGGAAGGCCCCGTATCCCATCATCCGCCACCATTTCGGCCTGCCCACGGTGGAGGATACCGTGGCGGGCATCGAGAAGATCGCCGAATCCCGGGTGTTGGATGTGATCTCCCTGGGGACGGACCAGGACGCCCAGGAGAACTTTTTCCACCCGGAGCGCCAGGACCCGCGCCGCAAGGGGGCCGGCGGGGTGCCCGTTCGCAGCGCCGAGGACTTCCGTCGATTGTACGCCGCCAGCCGGCGGGGGAACTATCCGCTCATGCGGACGTATACCGGCACCGATGATTTCATTCGGCTGGCCGAGATGTACGTGGAGACGATTCACATCGCCTGGGCGGCGATCCCCTTGTTCTGGTTCAATCAGCTGGACGGCCGTGGCCCGTGGGACCTGGAGGGATCGCTGCGGGAGCATCAGAAGTTGATGTGCTGGTACGCCCAGCGGGATATCCCGGTGGAGGTGAACGAGCCGCACCATTGGGGAATGCGGGAGGCACCCGACGTCATCTACGTGGTCGCCAGCTACCTGTCCGCGTACAATGCCCGCGCCATGGGCGTGCGGGATTACATCGCGCAGTACATGTTCAACAGCCCGGCGGGCGTCTCCGATCGCATGGATCTGGCCAAGATCCTGGCGTGCATTGAGATGTCCGAGTCGCTGGCCGGGCCGGAGTTTCGCGTGTACCGGCAGACGCGTACGGGCCTGTTGAGCTATCCGGTGGAGCCGGCGGCGGCTCGTGGACACCTGGCCGCCTCCGTGTATCTTCAGATGGCCGTGCATCCCCATATCGTGCACGTGGTGGGGGCCACGGAGGCCGATCATGCCACCACCGCGGAGGAGCTCATCGAAAGCGTGCGCATCGCCCGGCGGGCCATTGAGAACGCGCTGCGGGGCGCGCCGGATATGACGGCCGACCCGGCCGTGCAGGATCGCAAGGACCACCTGATCTCGGAGGCGTGGGTGACGCTGGATGCGATTCGTTCCCTGGCCGGGCCGGGCGTCTCGGATCCTCTGGCCGATCCCGGCACGCTGGCCCGGGCGATCACGACGGGCATCCTGGACGCCCCCCATCTGCGCAACAGCCCGATCGCTCGTGGGCAGATCGTCACCCGTATCATCAATGGCTGCTGTGAGGCCATCGACCCGGAGACCCGCCGGCCCCTTTCGGAGGCGGAGCGTATCACTCGGCTGGAGCTTGGGGACGTGTAG
- a CDS encoding PAS domain S-box protein yields the protein MKAYQTPRSPQTDPSRTDDRAGLSRYIRRLGVPPHRARSLFFVLGTTALYAVLFVPVFRALGPQTVILSLVPVLSAGSFFGMRAGALVGFSIFFLNFLLVALVAQGVREEYLLFQSGVLFGSLSIALVGTLIGRFHDLHERVKRELAERQRIEGALWESEEKSRLLMENASEAVVVAQDGMLKFVNPEATRLSGYSQEELVSRPFISFVYPEDREAVARYQRKLLQGVRLSRIPPFRIVHRDGSVRWVETNVMRILWEDRPAILHLLRDVTQRQRVWQMLKESEARFRMITEESLAGVYIFQDGKFRYVNPALARTFGYTPEELIDKMGPLDLTFPEDHERVQQYVAKRLTGEVEFAHYVFRGRRKDGSCVYCEVLGRRVDYRGRPAIVGTLLDVTERKQAEEQLQRTNAQLRAALKARDEMIGNVSHELRTPLTLIKGYVELLKEGLLGPLTAAQVEAVTTLDVQSERLRYMVDRLLMLQTLDVTAVQATELRLEPLLHKAIRAWETRSEESGVQFLIDVPPDLPPLVADSHLLYQVLCNLIDNAVKFSPGGGQVRIRVWVEQEAVLMAISDQGVGIPPDKLEQIFECFYQVDGGSTRRFGGMGIGLALCRRIVELHGGRIWAESEGEGRGSTFYVMLPLRPPREVEHPLSTGSDEQAERGDQEAPQGRDTHGRADAAEHHRDSHGSTERYHDELRGQSVYTHARHGQSGGLGDPL from the coding sequence ATGAAAGCATATCAAACGCCTCGCTCTCCACAGACCGACCCTTCGCGGACCGACGATCGCGCGGGGCTCAGCCGCTATATCCGGCGGCTGGGAGTCCCGCCCCACCGGGCGCGATCCTTGTTTTTCGTCCTGGGCACAACAGCTCTTTACGCGGTGCTGTTTGTCCCCGTTTTTCGCGCCTTGGGGCCGCAGACGGTCATCCTCTCCTTGGTCCCCGTGCTGTCCGCCGGCAGCTTTTTCGGCATGCGGGCCGGAGCCCTCGTGGGCTTCTCGATCTTCTTCCTGAATTTTCTTCTCGTCGCCCTGGTCGCCCAGGGCGTGCGGGAGGAGTATCTCCTCTTTCAGAGCGGGGTCCTGTTTGGCTCCCTGTCCATCGCGTTGGTGGGAACGCTCATCGGGCGGTTTCACGATCTGCATGAACGGGTGAAGCGGGAGTTGGCGGAGCGCCAACGGATCGAGGGGGCGCTGTGGGAGTCCGAGGAGAAGAGCCGCTTGTTGATGGAGAACGCGAGCGAGGCCGTCGTGGTGGCCCAGGACGGTATGTTGAAGTTCGTCAACCCCGAGGCGACCCGTCTCTCCGGGTATTCTCAGGAGGAGCTTGTCTCGCGTCCTTTCATCTCGTTCGTCTACCCGGAGGATCGAGAGGCGGTGGCCCGGTATCAGCGCAAGCTGCTTCAGGGCGTCCGGCTCTCCCGGATCCCCCCGTTCCGGATCGTCCATCGGGACGGGAGCGTGCGGTGGGTGGAGACCAACGTGATGCGGATCCTGTGGGAGGATCGGCCGGCGATCTTGCACCTTCTGAGGGATGTCACCCAGCGACAGCGCGTCTGGCAGATGCTGAAGGAGAGCGAGGCGCGCTTCCGCATGATCACCGAGGAGTCGTTGGCGGGCGTGTACATCTTCCAGGATGGCAAGTTCCGCTACGTCAACCCCGCGCTGGCCCGGACGTTCGGCTACACGCCCGAGGAATTGATCGACAAGATGGGGCCGTTGGATCTCACCTTCCCGGAGGATCACGAGCGGGTGCAGCAGTATGTCGCGAAGCGCCTTACGGGCGAGGTGGAATTCGCTCATTACGTGTTCCGGGGCAGGCGTAAGGACGGCTCTTGCGTGTATTGCGAGGTGTTGGGGCGGCGCGTGGACTACCGGGGGCGCCCTGCCATCGTCGGGACCCTCCTGGATGTGACCGAGCGTAAACAGGCGGAGGAGCAGCTTCAGAGGACCAATGCCCAGCTCCGTGCGGCCTTGAAGGCCCGGGATGAGATGATCGGCAACGTCTCTCATGAGCTGCGCACCCCGCTGACGCTGATCAAGGGATATGTGGAGCTGCTGAAGGAGGGATTGCTGGGACCGTTGACCGCCGCGCAGGTGGAGGCGGTGACCACCCTGGATGTGCAGAGCGAGCGGTTGCGCTATATGGTGGACCGGCTCCTGATGCTGCAGACGCTGGATGTGACCGCGGTGCAGGCGACGGAGTTGCGGTTGGAGCCGTTGTTGCATAAGGCGATACGGGCCTGGGAGACGCGCTCGGAGGAAAGCGGCGTCCAGTTTCTCATCGATGTGCCTCCCGATCTGCCCCCTCTGGTGGCGGATTCTCACCTGCTTTACCAGGTGCTGTGCAATCTGATCGATAACGCCGTCAAGTTCAGCCCCGGCGGTGGCCAGGTGCGCATACGGGTCTGGGTAGAGCAGGAAGCTGTTCTGATGGCCATATCCGACCAGGGCGTGGGGATCCCGCCGGACAAGCTGGAGCAGATCTTTGAGTGCTTCTATCAGGTGGATGGGGGATCAACTCGACGCTTCGGGGGCATGGGAATCGGCCTGGCGTTGTGCCGCAGGATTGTGGAGCTGCATGGAGGTCGCATCTGGGCTGAGAGCGAGGGTGAGGGAAGAGGGAGCACGTTCTACGTGATGCTGCCATTGAGGCCTCCGAGGGAAGTGGAGCATCCCCTCTCGACGGGAAGCGACGAGCAGGCTGAGCGGGGGGATCAGGAGGCTCCCCAGGGGAGAGACACGCATGGCAGGGCGGACGCGGCCGAACATCATCGTGATTCTCACGGATCAACAGAGCGCTACCATGATGAGCTGCGCGGGCAATCCGTATATACGCACGCCCGCCATGGACAGTCTGGCGGCCTCGGGGATCCGCTTTGA
- a CDS encoding type II toxin-antitoxin system prevent-host-death family antitoxin yields MGETAVSIRELKARLSRYMRQVKAGGTVVITERGKPIARSVPMRPSREERVQDLVQAGLVSWSGRKLGPLASVAETKGDRTIAEMLLEDRE; encoded by the coding sequence ATGGGCGAAACGGCGGTGAGCATTCGGGAGTTGAAGGCGCGCTTGAGTCGATATATGCGGCAGGTGAAGGCCGGTGGTACCGTGGTGATCACAGAGCGCGGCAAGCCCATCGCTCGAAGCGTTCCCATGCGGCCCTCGAGGGAGGAGCGCGTGCAGGATCTGGTCCAGGCCGGCCTGGTCTCCTGGAGCGGGCGGAAGTTGGGCCCACTGGCTTCAGTAGCTGAGACGAAGGGTGACCGTACTATCGCCGAGATGCTTCTGGAAGATCGGGAATGA
- a CDS encoding NAD(P)-binding domain-containing protein, whose amino-acid sequence MTQEVTRFTIVGAGHGGKAMAAHLALKGFPVTLYNRTPGHIEAIRLRRGLDLESFDGGPHGFARLERVTSDIQEALDGAEVIMVVVPSSAHRDVAMSMAPYLQDDQIVVLNPGRTGGTLEFVKVLRDEGCTARVTVAETETFIYASRSVGPAQVRIFRIKEAVPLAALPAFRTGAVLEALTDAYPQFIDGKDVLHTSLNNMGAIFHPALTILNAGRIESTRGEFQFYIDGVTPSVARVLEVLDRERITVAAALGIEVRSAIEWLRMAYDARGSNLNEAIHANPGYYGIKAPRTLEHRYIFEDVPMSLVPIASLGARYGVSVRGMEAIIQLACIIHGTDYWRRGRTLDKLGIENLSVTELRHYVLEGELPHR is encoded by the coding sequence ATGACTCAAGAAGTGACTCGCTTTACGATCGTGGGCGCTGGACATGGCGGCAAGGCGATGGCCGCTCACCTGGCACTGAAGGGGTTCCCCGTCACCCTCTATAATCGAACGCCCGGTCACATTGAGGCGATCCGGCTGCGTCGAGGGCTCGATTTGGAGAGCTTCGACGGCGGGCCCCACGGGTTCGCCCGGCTGGAGCGTGTGACTTCGGACATCCAAGAGGCGCTGGATGGCGCCGAGGTGATCATGGTGGTGGTGCCATCCTCGGCCCACCGGGATGTGGCCATGTCGATGGCGCCCTATCTGCAGGACGATCAGATCGTGGTTCTCAATCCCGGGCGAACCGGCGGCACCCTGGAGTTCGTCAAGGTGTTGCGGGACGAGGGGTGTACGGCCCGGGTGACCGTGGCGGAGACGGAGACCTTCATCTACGCCAGCCGCTCCGTTGGCCCGGCGCAGGTGCGGATCTTCCGCATCAAGGAGGCCGTGCCTCTGGCTGCCCTGCCCGCCTTTCGCACGGGGGCGGTGTTGGAGGCTCTCACGGATGCGTATCCCCAATTTATCGATGGCAAGGACGTGTTGCACACCAGCCTGAACAATATGGGGGCCATCTTTCACCCGGCCCTGACGATCCTGAACGCGGGGCGCATCGAGTCCACCCGTGGGGAGTTTCAGTTCTACATCGACGGGGTGACGCCCTCCGTGGCACGCGTGCTGGAGGTGTTGGATCGGGAGCGCATCACGGTGGCGGCCGCGTTGGGCATTGAGGTGCGGTCGGCGATCGAGTGGCTGCGGATGGCGTATGACGCCCGTGGATCGAATCTGAACGAGGCCATTCATGCCAATCCCGGCTACTATGGCATCAAGGCCCCGCGCACGTTGGAGCATCGATACATCTTCGAGGACGTGCCCATGAGCCTGGTGCCCATCGCCTCCCTGGGGGCCCGGTATGGCGTCTCCGTGCGGGGGATGGAGGCCATCATCCAGCTGGCGTGCATCATCCATGGCACGGACTACTGGCGCCGCGGCCGCACGTTGGACAAGCTGGGCATCGAGAATCTGAGCGTGACGGAGCTGCGGCATTACGTCCTGGAGGGGGAGCTGCCTCATCGTTGA
- a CDS encoding sulfatase-like hydrolase/transferase: MAGRTRPNIIVILTDQQSATMMSCAGNPYIRTPAMDSLAASGIRFERAYCTNPVCVPSRFSLMTGRMPSEIGLRSNDTAHLGDIPDHIKRGGLGWLFRRAGYEAAYGGKVHLPNLSVQELGFDYLTPDERDGLAETCAEYIRREHEKPFLLFASFINPHDICYMAIRDFPATEAEARLVKSGRVELETLDKALRIPDGVSREEFFDRYCPPLPPNHEPQQDEPEAIRMLLAQRPFRQLARERYTAERWRMHRWAYGRLTEMVDAQISRICEAVREAGREGETVIIFTSDHGDMDAAHRMEHKTAFYEEACRVPLIVSWPGVTPAGAVDDAHLISNGLDLFPTLCDYAGIAPPEDLQGMSFRPLAEGRTPRSWRTYLPVESEIGRMVITGRYKYMLYDHGENREQLIDLRRDPGEMRNAARDPGYRDVLDEHRALFARVFGGG, encoded by the coding sequence ATGGCAGGGCGGACGCGGCCGAACATCATCGTGATTCTCACGGATCAACAGAGCGCTACCATGATGAGCTGCGCGGGCAATCCGTATATACGCACGCCCGCCATGGACAGTCTGGCGGCCTCGGGGATCCGCTTTGAACGGGCCTATTGCACGAATCCAGTTTGTGTGCCCTCCCGTTTCAGCCTGATGACCGGACGCATGCCGAGCGAGATCGGGCTGCGGAGCAACGATACCGCTCATCTGGGGGACATACCGGATCATATCAAACGGGGAGGGCTGGGCTGGCTGTTTCGCCGGGCGGGCTACGAGGCCGCCTATGGTGGTAAGGTTCACCTGCCTAATTTGAGCGTCCAGGAGCTCGGATTCGACTACCTCACGCCCGATGAGCGCGATGGCCTGGCGGAAACCTGTGCGGAGTACATCCGCCGGGAGCATGAGAAGCCCTTTCTCCTGTTCGCCTCCTTCATCAATCCTCACGATATCTGCTACATGGCGATCCGGGATTTCCCGGCGACGGAGGCGGAGGCGCGCCTGGTGAAGAGCGGCCGGGTGGAGCTGGAAACGCTGGATAAGGCGCTTCGGATCCCGGATGGCGTCAGCAGGGAGGAGTTCTTCGATCGGTATTGTCCTCCGCTCCCTCCCAATCACGAGCCGCAGCAGGACGAGCCGGAGGCGATCCGGATGTTGCTGGCGCAGAGGCCGTTCCGCCAGCTCGCTCGCGAGCGGTATACGGCCGAGCGGTGGCGGATGCATCGTTGGGCTTATGGCCGGCTGACCGAGATGGTCGACGCGCAGATCTCCCGGATCTGCGAGGCCGTGCGCGAGGCCGGACGGGAGGGGGAGACGGTGATCATCTTCACCAGCGACCACGGGGACATGGACGCGGCGCACCGCATGGAACACAAGACCGCCTTCTACGAGGAGGCCTGTCGGGTCCCGCTGATCGTCAGCTGGCCGGGCGTGACGCCGGCGGGCGCAGTGGATGATGCGCATCTGATCTCCAATGGCCTGGATCTGTTCCCGACGTTGTGTGATTACGCGGGGATCGCGCCGCCGGAGGACTTACAGGGGATGAGCTTCCGCCCTCTGGCCGAGGGCAGGACGCCTCGATCCTGGCGGACGTATCTCCCGGTGGAGAGCGAGATCGGCCGCATGGTGATCACCGGCCGTTACAAGTACATGCTCTATGATCATGGTGAGAACCGGGAGCAACTGATCGATCTCCGCCGGGATCCAGGCGAGATGCGAAACGCCGCCCGGGATCCGGGTTATCGGGACGTGCTCGATGAGCACAGGGCGCTGTTTGCGCGGGTGTTTGGCGGCGGGTAA
- a CDS encoding extracellular solute-binding protein, with product MLLIACAPPAAPAPAAPAEEKAPAEEMSWWAKAAEPYKGVTIKGISESTPPSKYMQQVLAPAFEKETGIKVEFEVTSWDQMYDKEIKDMESGTGIYDFVYIEQDIIYAYLARDFLVDLTNFMDEHPELVYADLDLDDFTSFIDYFKDDQGHIYGLPFEAFLKVYLYRKDLFGDPEVQAAFKEKYGWDLRPATNFDEYAQIAEFFTEWGQEKGLELWGTTVQAGSHPAAFYEMAETIWPSWGVYNWGINMETWKATTANGGSLDSDKAKAALGFWVGMLKYAPPEATSSTWDEVAATFAAGRAAQGWVYGENAAWIATDETRSKVVGNVGVALPPTAPGVMEEAEAGKGYIGYYDGGALGIPHSSKNKEAAWLFLQWVSRKDFQGDFAAAAARIVRKSTFDDPKVKELDPKVDGYFTLMKEKGYLFAGAPPFPFHAQIREVILPYVLKAISGEMTPEDALDAAAQDVDAELIQLGYGQ from the coding sequence ATGTTGTTGATCGCGTGCGCGCCACCCGCAGCTCCCGCACCTGCGGCCCCAGCCGAAGAGAAAGCCCCGGCGGAGGAGATGTCCTGGTGGGCCAAGGCGGCCGAGCCCTACAAGGGCGTGACGATCAAGGGCATCTCCGAGAGCACACCCCCCTCCAAGTACATGCAGCAAGTACTGGCCCCAGCCTTTGAGAAGGAGACCGGCATCAAGGTCGAATTTGAGGTCACATCCTGGGACCAGATGTATGACAAAGAGATCAAGGACATGGAGTCCGGCACGGGCATCTACGACTTCGTCTACATCGAGCAGGACATCATCTACGCATATCTGGCCCGCGACTTCCTGGTCGATCTCACCAATTTCATGGACGAACACCCCGAGCTCGTCTACGCGGACCTGGATCTGGACGACTTCACCTCCTTCATCGACTACTTCAAGGATGATCAGGGCCACATCTACGGGCTCCCGTTCGAGGCGTTCCTGAAGGTCTACCTGTACCGGAAGGACCTGTTCGGAGATCCTGAGGTTCAGGCGGCCTTCAAGGAGAAGTACGGCTGGGACCTGCGTCCGGCGACGAACTTCGACGAGTACGCCCAGATCGCGGAGTTCTTCACCGAATGGGGCCAGGAGAAGGGCCTGGAGCTGTGGGGCACCACGGTGCAGGCTGGATCGCATCCGGCAGCCTTCTACGAGATGGCTGAGACGATCTGGCCCTCATGGGGCGTGTACAACTGGGGCATCAACATGGAGACCTGGAAGGCGACCACCGCCAACGGCGGCTCGCTGGACAGCGACAAGGCCAAGGCGGCGCTGGGATTCTGGGTCGGCATGCTGAAGTACGCCCCGCCGGAGGCCACCAGCAGCACCTGGGATGAGGTCGCGGCGACCTTTGCGGCCGGAAGAGCCGCCCAGGGCTGGGTCTACGGCGAGAACGCCGCCTGGATCGCCACGGACGAGACCCGCTCCAAGGTGGTCGGCAACGTTGGCGTCGCCCTGCCGCCGACGGCCCCCGGCGTGATGGAGGAGGCGGAGGCGGGCAAGGGCTACATCGGCTACTACGACGGCGGAGCCCTGGGCATCCCGCACTCGTCCAAGAACAAAGAGGCCGCCTGGCTCTTCCTCCAGTGGGTGAGCCGCAAGGACTTCCAGGGCGACTTCGCGGCCGCGGCGGCCCGCATCGTTCGCAAGTCCACCTTTGACGATCCAAAGGTCAAGGAACTGGATCCCAAGGTGGATGGTTACTTCACGCTGATGAAGGAGAAGGGATACCTGTTCGCCGGTGCGCCACCCTTCCCCTTCCACGCCCAGATTCGGGAGGTCATCCTACCGTACGTGCTGAAGGCGATCTCGGGTGAGATGACGCCGGAAGATGCCCTGGATGCGGCGGCACAAGACGTCGACGCCGAGCTGATCCAGCTCGGGTATGGTCAATAA